Proteins co-encoded in one Mycobacterium mantenii genomic window:
- a CDS encoding VOC family protein, which translates to MRRVDYVIQYVESLSRSVAFYCDVIGLEVRIEGDGYVEFALENTKFSLFERSKLPELIGREGGNPPCGEIGFLIEDVDAEAERLRGLGVEILTGPVDRPWRERTLHIADPDGNIVEFAEKLR; encoded by the coding sequence ATGCGTCGCGTGGACTACGTCATCCAATATGTCGAATCGCTCAGCCGGTCGGTGGCCTTTTACTGCGACGTGATCGGGCTCGAGGTGCGAATCGAGGGCGACGGCTATGTCGAGTTCGCCCTGGAAAACACGAAGTTCTCGCTTTTCGAACGCTCGAAGCTGCCCGAGCTCATCGGTCGCGAAGGCGGCAATCCGCCCTGCGGTGAGATCGGCTTCCTGATTGAGGACGTGGATGCAGAAGCGGAGCGGCTGCGCGGACTCGGCGTCGAGATCCTCACCGGGCCGGTGGATCGGCCATGGCGTGAAAGGACGCTGCACATCGCCGACCCGGACGGCAACATTGTCGAATTCGCCGAGAAACTGCGGTGA
- a CDS encoding enoyl-CoA hydratase/isomerase family protein, with amino-acid sequence MNTVDVTVEFVGHVAVVEIHRPPNNYFDTALITHIADTYEQLDDDIECRAIVLCAEGKHFCAGADFSQPAENRSSPKELYAQAIRLFRARKPVVAAVQGAAIGGGLGLALSADFRVAAPSSRFAANFSRLGFHPGFGITATLPRVVGQQKALEWMLTGERYGGEIGYRTGLFDELAADGDVRPAAIRFAERIAASAPLALTSIRATMRAGLAEAVAAATAHELDEQTRLQATADFREGVTAAAQRRAPLFTGR; translated from the coding sequence ATGAACACTGTCGATGTCACCGTCGAATTCGTCGGCCACGTCGCCGTCGTAGAGATCCATCGGCCCCCGAACAACTACTTCGACACCGCCTTGATCACGCACATCGCCGACACCTACGAGCAACTGGACGACGACATCGAATGCCGGGCGATCGTGTTGTGCGCGGAGGGAAAACACTTCTGCGCGGGCGCCGACTTCTCCCAGCCCGCCGAGAATCGTTCGTCGCCCAAAGAGCTTTACGCGCAGGCCATCCGGCTGTTCCGCGCCCGCAAGCCGGTTGTCGCGGCGGTGCAGGGCGCCGCGATCGGCGGTGGGCTCGGGCTCGCCCTCAGCGCAGACTTCCGAGTGGCGGCGCCCTCCTCGAGATTTGCGGCCAACTTCAGCCGGCTGGGGTTTCATCCCGGCTTCGGCATCACCGCCACGTTGCCGCGTGTCGTCGGCCAGCAAAAAGCCCTCGAGTGGATGCTCACCGGTGAGCGTTATGGTGGTGAAATCGGCTATAGAACAGGGCTTTTCGATGAATTGGCCGCTGACGGCGATGTTCGCCCGGCGGCGATTCGGTTCGCCGAGCGTATCGCCGCCTCGGCGCCCCTGGCGCTCACCAGCATCCGTGCCACGATGCGCGCCGGACTCGCCGAGGCCGTCGCAGCCGCCACCGCCCACGAGCTCGATGAACAAACGCGGCTCCAGGCGACCGCCGACTTCCGCGAGGGCGTGACGGCGGCGGCACAGCGCCGTGCTCCCCTATTCACCGGTCGCTGA
- a CDS encoding alpha/beta fold hydrolase, translated as MNRLQRPDGVTLAYQVHNPDAPGLPLLLTHGFGATAGMWNRNIDALSVDRPVIVWDQRGHGSSDAPDDMDRYTEQISVADMAAILDAAGADRAVLGGMSLGGYLSLAFHLAHPQRVAALVLVDTGPGYRNDEARDKWNAWVERRARELEQGEGRADVSAEVAQALHAHPEGLPRAARGVMAQKDSRVITSLDSIRVPTLVVVGAQDTDFLAPADYMHRKIANSRKLVIDNAGHAANMDQPETFNAAVRELLEQL; from the coding sequence GTGAATCGACTGCAACGCCCGGACGGGGTCACGCTGGCCTATCAGGTGCACAACCCGGACGCGCCGGGCTTGCCGCTCTTGCTCACACACGGTTTCGGCGCCACCGCGGGCATGTGGAACCGCAATATCGATGCCTTGAGCGTCGACCGACCGGTGATCGTTTGGGACCAGCGCGGCCACGGCAGCAGCGACGCACCCGACGACATGGACCGCTACACCGAGCAGATCAGCGTCGCCGACATGGCGGCCATTCTCGACGCCGCCGGTGCCGATCGCGCCGTGCTCGGCGGAATGTCGTTGGGCGGCTACCTATCCCTGGCCTTTCACCTCGCCCATCCACAGCGCGTGGCCGCGCTGGTGCTGGTCGACACGGGGCCGGGCTACCGCAACGACGAAGCACGCGACAAGTGGAACGCGTGGGTGGAACGACGCGCTCGAGAACTTGAGCAGGGCGAAGGGCGTGCCGACGTCTCGGCGGAAGTGGCTCAGGCGTTGCATGCGCATCCCGAGGGGCTGCCTCGCGCTGCCCGCGGTGTGATGGCGCAAAAGGACTCGCGCGTGATCACGTCGCTCGACAGCATCAGGGTGCCCACGTTGGTGGTCGTCGGCGCCCAGGACACCGACTTCCTGGCCCCGGCCGATTACATGCACCGCAAGATCGCCAATTCCCGCAAGCTGGTCATCGACAATGCCGGGCATGCGGCGAATATGGACCAGCCCGAGACATTCAATGCCGCCGTGCGCGAACTGCTGGAACAGCTATGA
- a CDS encoding acyl-CoA dehydrogenase, which yields MSENELYSAAAKLFAAHSRWQDVGEAEATGWAPQLWNALQQSGFSDVPIPEQLGGAGGSVADAVQLLRAAGAHAAPVPLAEAGLVGGWLLASAGLPLPKGVRTALPPVTTLRLDGDRLFGTAPAVAWGHRAEHVIGLVDGVVVLAPGPAASSGGPAVSRAVNLAEDPRDTVVFDGVPVTARADAPDAVTDQTLWERTALGRVALMAGAISAVAAMTLRYSGEREQFGRPIGRFQAVQAHLVTIHQQAALIASATDGATEAVELGRGGFEIACAKMLADRAAQLVSAAAHQTHGAIGMTREYPLHYLTRRLWAWRDEAGGHHRWADRLGAALVAGGPDALYPAIQSGSEVMS from the coding sequence ATGAGCGAGAACGAACTGTATAGCGCGGCCGCCAAACTGTTCGCCGCGCACAGCCGGTGGCAGGATGTCGGCGAAGCCGAAGCTACCGGTTGGGCGCCGCAACTTTGGAACGCGTTGCAGCAGAGTGGATTCAGTGACGTCCCTATCCCGGAGCAGCTGGGCGGAGCCGGGGGCAGCGTTGCCGATGCTGTCCAGCTGCTGCGAGCGGCGGGAGCACACGCGGCACCGGTGCCCCTGGCCGAAGCCGGACTGGTCGGCGGATGGCTATTGGCTTCTGCCGGTCTGCCATTGCCCAAAGGTGTTCGCACGGCGCTGCCGCCCGTCACGACACTCCGCCTCGACGGTGATCGCCTGTTCGGTACGGCGCCCGCGGTCGCGTGGGGTCACCGTGCCGAGCATGTCATCGGGCTCGTCGACGGCGTCGTGGTGCTCGCGCCCGGACCGGCCGCATCATCAGGAGGCCCGGCCGTCAGCCGCGCGGTCAATCTCGCCGAAGATCCCCGTGACACAGTCGTTTTCGACGGCGTGCCGGTAACCGCGCGCGCCGACGCACCGGACGCGGTTACCGATCAAACTTTGTGGGAACGCACCGCGCTGGGTCGCGTCGCGTTGATGGCCGGCGCGATAAGTGCCGTCGCGGCAATGACACTGCGCTACAGCGGTGAACGCGAGCAGTTCGGACGCCCCATCGGTCGCTTCCAGGCCGTGCAAGCCCATTTGGTCACCATCCACCAGCAGGCCGCGCTGATCGCATCGGCGACCGATGGTGCGACCGAAGCGGTCGAACTCGGCCGCGGCGGTTTCGAAATCGCTTGCGCCAAAATGCTTGCCGACCGGGCCGCGCAGCTGGTGTCGGCGGCCGCCCACCAGACGCATGGCGCGATCGGTATGACGAGGGAGTATCCGTTGCATTATCTGACCCGTCGCCTCTGGGCATGGCGAGACGAAGCCGGAGGGCATCACCGCTGGGCGGACAGGCTTGGCGCGGCCCTGGTCGCCGGCGGCCCCGACGCCCTGTACCCAGCCATCCAGTCGGGGTCGGAGGTGATGTCGTGA
- a CDS encoding acyl-CoA dehydrogenase family protein, with the protein MVPSPAALTAAELELREQVRAFLAETLPWGTFEPGLGMSAGVDRAFSAALAERGWIGMAVPAGYGGHDATAVDRFVVVEELLRWGAPVGHHWVADRQIAPVLLRYGTEDQKQWLLPRICRGELCFCIGMSEPDAGSDLASVRTRGVRDGDGWRVSGVKVWTSNAMRADFMIALCRTGEGERHSGLSRFLIDMRSPGVTVKPIPYLNGSTDHFAEVLLDGVLVSDEMVIGEIGQGWAQNASELAFERSGPDRWISTFLLVQEFLREWPDLAATVSGSRLIGELAAQYWVVRRLSLSVARAIDAGGTPAAEAALIKEMGTRFEQDVVSALRGLLDRELVCGLEPEPSLFERLLRRAVLDSPSFTIRGGTNEILRSVAAKGLS; encoded by the coding sequence ATGGTCCCGTCGCCTGCCGCGCTTACCGCCGCAGAGCTGGAATTGCGGGAACAGGTTCGGGCGTTCCTGGCCGAGACGCTGCCCTGGGGGACGTTCGAGCCTGGCCTCGGGATGAGCGCCGGGGTTGACCGGGCGTTCTCCGCCGCGTTGGCCGAGCGTGGCTGGATCGGCATGGCGGTCCCGGCGGGCTACGGCGGCCACGACGCCACCGCCGTCGACCGCTTTGTCGTCGTCGAGGAGCTGCTGCGCTGGGGCGCCCCGGTTGGGCATCACTGGGTGGCCGACCGGCAGATCGCCCCGGTGCTGTTGCGTTACGGCACCGAGGACCAGAAGCAGTGGCTGTTGCCGCGAATCTGCCGGGGCGAGTTGTGTTTTTGCATCGGCATGAGCGAGCCCGACGCCGGAAGCGATCTCGCTTCGGTGCGGACGCGGGGTGTGCGCGACGGGGATGGCTGGCGAGTGTCGGGCGTGAAGGTTTGGACGAGTAACGCGATGCGCGCCGACTTCATGATCGCGCTGTGTCGAACCGGGGAGGGCGAACGTCATAGCGGGCTGAGCCGGTTCCTGATCGATATGCGCAGCCCCGGCGTGACGGTCAAGCCGATCCCCTACCTGAACGGCAGCACCGACCACTTCGCCGAGGTGCTCCTTGACGGCGTGCTGGTGTCCGACGAGATGGTAATCGGTGAAATCGGACAGGGTTGGGCGCAGAACGCCAGCGAGTTGGCCTTCGAGCGGAGCGGCCCGGACCGGTGGATCTCGACCTTCCTGTTAGTCCAAGAGTTCCTGCGCGAGTGGCCGGACCTGGCCGCCACTGTCTCCGGGAGTCGGCTGATCGGCGAACTCGCGGCCCAATACTGGGTGGTGCGCCGGCTATCGCTGTCCGTGGCCAGGGCGATCGATGCCGGCGGCACGCCCGCCGCCGAGGCCGCGCTCATCAAGGAGATGGGCACCCGGTTCGAACAGGATGTCGTGAGCGCGCTGCGGGGATTGTTGGACCGTGAGCTCGTCTGCGGCCTGGAGCCGGAGCCGTCGCTCTTCGAACGGTTGCTACGCCGCGCCGTGCTGGATTCGCCGTCGTTTACCATCCGCGGCGGTACCAACGAGATACTGCGCTCGGTCGCGGCCAAAGGTTTGTCATGA
- a CDS encoding FAD-dependent oxidoreductase produces the protein MFTIEELATIPLFSTLGDKELEYLAGAVEDIHLIAGEYVGHEGEGRSLAIVVEGKAELTKLVNGVEQVIGVRLPGEVAGEIPMTLGTSLPASMRAVEPSRVLKVTVEEFHTLAAMAPQVSEAVGAAALRRMDMLRSATASPREPAMFVIGPRVDPGVHACDTFLHRNQIPYERLDSDDPAALEHTGGKPAAYPVVVLRDGTQLATPTMRAVATAAGLTVEPTRRNYDVVIVGGGPAGLTAAVNGASEGLQTGLIESFAPGGQAGTSTRIENYTGFPFGVSGDDLATRTLQQAKRLGAEIVVTRQVEGIDPAEMAVTLDGGDVLRTRSIVLAMGVEWRRLRLESVDRFVGSGVYYGAARSDAGLAQGNDVYLIGAGNSAGQAAVFLSNHARSVTLVVRGESLAESMSAYLIEQIATKANIRVETRSEVVAAHGDEQLKEIEVIDRRTGITSRRGARVLFVLIGAEATTDWLPPQISRDEHGFVLTGTDAMKAGPWKPGREPFGLETSAPGIFAIGDIRSGSVKRVAASVGEGGTAIALVHRYLQLPH, from the coding sequence ATGTTCACCATCGAAGAGCTGGCCACAATTCCACTCTTCTCGACGCTGGGGGACAAAGAACTGGAGTACCTTGCCGGCGCCGTTGAGGACATTCACCTCATCGCCGGGGAGTACGTAGGCCACGAGGGCGAAGGAAGGTCCTTAGCGATCGTGGTCGAAGGCAAGGCCGAGTTGACGAAGCTGGTGAACGGAGTCGAGCAGGTGATCGGCGTGCGGCTTCCGGGCGAAGTCGCAGGCGAGATCCCGATGACACTCGGTACGTCGTTGCCCGCCAGCATGCGAGCCGTCGAGCCATCGCGCGTGCTGAAAGTGACGGTCGAGGAGTTCCACACGCTCGCCGCCATGGCGCCCCAAGTCTCCGAAGCGGTCGGTGCCGCGGCGCTGCGGCGCATGGACATGCTCAGAAGCGCCACGGCCAGCCCCCGCGAGCCCGCCATGTTCGTGATCGGCCCGCGCGTCGACCCGGGAGTGCACGCATGCGACACCTTTCTGCATCGCAACCAGATTCCTTACGAACGCCTAGATTCAGACGACCCCGCAGCTCTCGAACACACCGGAGGCAAACCCGCCGCCTATCCCGTGGTGGTGCTGCGGGACGGCACCCAGCTGGCCACCCCGACGATGCGGGCGGTTGCCACGGCCGCTGGACTGACGGTCGAACCGACCCGGAGAAACTACGACGTGGTGATCGTGGGCGGCGGCCCGGCGGGCCTGACTGCGGCGGTCAACGGCGCCTCCGAGGGTTTGCAAACCGGACTGATCGAATCCTTCGCCCCCGGCGGGCAGGCCGGCACCTCAACCCGGATCGAGAACTACACGGGATTTCCGTTCGGCGTCTCTGGTGACGACCTCGCGACGCGGACGCTGCAACAGGCGAAACGGCTGGGCGCCGAAATCGTCGTGACGCGTCAGGTCGAAGGCATCGATCCCGCCGAGATGGCAGTCACCCTCGATGGTGGCGACGTTCTTCGGACGAGGTCGATCGTGCTTGCGATGGGTGTGGAATGGCGACGCCTGCGGCTCGAATCGGTCGATCGGTTCGTCGGCTCCGGTGTCTACTACGGCGCGGCACGCAGCGACGCGGGTCTGGCGCAGGGCAACGATGTGTATCTGATCGGTGCGGGCAATTCGGCCGGCCAAGCCGCCGTGTTTCTCTCCAACCACGCCCGATCGGTCACGCTCGTCGTGCGGGGCGAATCGCTCGCCGAGAGCATGTCTGCCTACCTCATCGAGCAGATCGCAACAAAAGCCAACATCCGGGTGGAAACCCGATCCGAGGTTGTCGCCGCGCACGGAGACGAACAACTCAAGGAGATCGAGGTGATCGATCGAAGGACCGGCATCACATCTCGGCGCGGCGCGAGGGTGCTCTTCGTGCTCATCGGCGCCGAGGCGACGACTGATTGGCTCCCACCACAGATCTCGCGCGACGAACACGGCTTCGTGTTGACGGGAACCGATGCGATGAAGGCGGGACCGTGGAAGCCCGGACGCGAGCCGTTCGGCCTCGAAACGAGCGCCCCGGGCATCTTCGCAATCGGCGACATTCGCTCGGGATCAGTGAAGCGCGTCGCGGCATCAGTCGGTGAAGGCGGCACAGCGATCGCCCTGGTGCATCGCTACCTGCAGCTCCCCCACTAG
- a CDS encoding adenylate/guanylate cyclase domain-containing protein codes for MNVAPDVHYAKSGGLNIAFSVTGEGPDLVVAPGFISHLDIMWEEPSVVHFYSRLASFRRVVTFDKRGTGLSDPVMHAPTLEESVDDLRAVMDAAGCERADLVGVSEGGTMAVLMTAGHPDRVNALILYGTFSRLLRATDYPLGVTEEQLTALVEVSAKGWGEGIGLGAWAPSRRGDADFRRWWARLQRVAASPGMVRNIFALYPQLDIRDVLPAIQVPTLVLHRRGDRMVRLEMGRYLADRIPEAKFVEVDGADHLFFTGDADTVLDEIEEFLTGVRPLPVAERVLATVLFTDIVDSTKRAVELGDQRWKEMLGRHDVQVRRQLARFQGREVNTTGDGFLARFDGPARAIRCAMAIRDVLRSLGLEVRAGVHTGEVELRDDDISGIAVHIAARVAAAAGPGEVLVSRIVVDLVAGSGLSFAARGEHVLKGVAGEWGLFAVEG; via the coding sequence ATGAACGTCGCGCCGGACGTCCACTATGCCAAGAGCGGCGGCCTGAACATCGCGTTCTCGGTGACCGGAGAAGGGCCCGACCTGGTCGTCGCGCCCGGCTTCATCTCGCACCTCGACATCATGTGGGAGGAGCCGTCAGTCGTTCACTTCTACTCGCGGCTCGCGTCCTTTCGCCGCGTCGTCACCTTTGACAAGCGGGGCACGGGCCTTTCGGATCCGGTGATGCACGCGCCAACGTTGGAAGAGTCCGTCGATGACCTGCGCGCCGTCATGGACGCGGCCGGATGTGAACGTGCCGACCTCGTGGGCGTCTCCGAGGGAGGCACGATGGCGGTGCTGATGACTGCCGGCCATCCCGACCGCGTGAATGCGCTTATCCTCTACGGCACGTTTTCCCGCCTGCTCCGAGCAACTGACTACCCACTTGGCGTCACCGAGGAGCAGCTGACGGCATTGGTCGAGGTGAGTGCCAAGGGCTGGGGTGAGGGCATCGGGCTGGGTGCGTGGGCTCCGAGCCGGCGGGGCGACGCCGATTTCCGGCGGTGGTGGGCGCGGCTGCAGCGGGTGGCTGCCAGCCCGGGCATGGTGCGCAACATCTTCGCGCTCTATCCGCAGCTGGACATCCGCGACGTGCTGCCCGCGATCCAGGTGCCGACGCTCGTGCTCCATCGGCGCGGCGACCGGATGGTGCGGCTCGAGATGGGTCGCTACCTCGCTGACCGCATCCCCGAAGCCAAGTTCGTCGAGGTCGACGGCGCCGACCACCTGTTCTTTACAGGCGACGCCGATACCGTTCTCGATGAGATCGAGGAGTTCCTCACCGGCGTCCGGCCGCTGCCTGTGGCCGAACGCGTACTGGCGACGGTGTTGTTTACCGACATCGTCGACTCCACGAAGCGAGCGGTCGAGCTTGGCGACCAGCGGTGGAAGGAGATGCTCGGCAGGCACGATGTCCAGGTACGGCGCCAGCTGGCACGCTTCCAGGGCCGTGAGGTCAACACAACCGGCGACGGCTTCCTCGCCCGGTTCGACGGACCCGCCCGCGCGATCCGGTGTGCCATGGCGATCCGCGACGTGCTGCGGAGCCTGGGTCTAGAGGTGCGGGCGGGCGTACACACGGGCGAGGTCGAGCTGCGCGACGACGACATCAGCGGCATCGCTGTCCACATCGCAGCGCGTGTGGCGGCAGCCGCCGGGCCGGGCGAGGTGCTCGTCTCGCGCATCGTCGTCGACCTGGTCGCCGGGTCGGGGCTCAGCTTTGCCGCTCGCGGCGAGCACGTTCTCAAGGGTGTGGCGGGTGAGTGGGGGCTATTCGCCGTCGAGGGCTGA
- a CDS encoding universal stress protein, with amino-acid sequence MVQPPRRGVVVGIDGSAAALGAVRWAARDAALRDVPLTMVHVIDASLPEWFEVAALGSFCQWLERRARGFLDSAVKVAEESTGDCGPVQIHSKVFRSATVPTLIDLSRQVEMVVVGYRGYGGVLVRSFLGSVSSGLVYHAHCPVAVIHDEKPLISNVARAPVLLGIDGSSASEAATAVAFDEASRRGVGLIALHAWTDLRITDFKEAFPNFDWDVGLSTEEEMLGERLAGWQERYPEVGVRRRIEIGEPAHWLIEASEWAQLLVIGSHGRGGFAGMMLGSVGAAVVNRIKVPVIVARRS; translated from the coding sequence ATGGTGCAACCACCGCGTCGCGGGGTCGTGGTAGGTATCGACGGCTCGGCAGCGGCACTGGGCGCTGTGCGGTGGGCGGCCCGTGACGCAGCGCTGCGGGATGTGCCGCTGACCATGGTCCATGTCATCGATGCCTCCTTACCGGAGTGGTTCGAAGTCGCCGCGCTGGGGAGCTTCTGCCAATGGCTGGAACGGCGGGCGCGCGGTTTCCTCGACTCGGCGGTCAAGGTCGCCGAGGAGAGCACCGGCGATTGTGGCCCGGTACAGATCCACAGCAAGGTGTTTCGTTCGGCCACCGTCCCGACGCTCATCGACCTGTCCAGACAGGTCGAGATGGTCGTGGTCGGCTACCGGGGGTATGGCGGCGTGCTGGTCCGCAGCTTCCTCGGCTCGGTGAGCTCGGGACTGGTCTACCACGCGCATTGCCCAGTCGCCGTGATCCACGACGAGAAGCCGCTGATCAGCAATGTCGCTCGAGCGCCGGTCCTGCTGGGCATCGACGGCTCGTCCGCGTCGGAGGCGGCGACTGCGGTCGCATTCGACGAAGCGTCACGACGGGGTGTCGGTCTGATTGCCCTGCACGCCTGGACGGATCTGCGGATTACCGACTTCAAAGAGGCGTTCCCGAACTTCGATTGGGATGTCGGGCTGTCCACCGAGGAAGAGATGCTTGGCGAACGGCTGGCGGGTTGGCAGGAGCGCTATCCCGAGGTGGGGGTCCGTCGCAGAATCGAAATCGGTGAGCCCGCGCATTGGCTGATCGAGGCATCCGAATGGGCGCAATTGCTCGTGATCGGCAGCCACGGCCGGGGCGGCTTCGCCGGCATGATGCTGGGCTCGGTCGGCGCGGCGGTGGTCAACAGGATCAAGGTCCCGGTGATCGTGGCTCGTCGTTCCTGA
- a CDS encoding nitroreductase family deazaflavin-dependent oxidoreductase, translating into MSLVERVFSQVLRVHDTVYQKTNGWIGHRTLWIPSLLLHTVGAKTGKQRTTSLTYARDGDNYLIVASKGGAPRAPGWYHNLKANPDVEINVGPRRLAVTARPVLSGDPDYPRLWQIVNKNNQNRYNEYQKKTSRPIPVVVLAPKG; encoded by the coding sequence ATGAGTTTGGTGGAAAGGGTGTTCTCGCAGGTGCTGCGGGTGCACGACACGGTCTATCAGAAGACGAACGGCTGGATCGGTCACCGCACGCTGTGGATACCGAGCCTGCTACTGCATACCGTCGGCGCGAAGACCGGTAAACAACGCACGACGTCGCTGACTTACGCCCGCGACGGTGACAACTATCTGATCGTCGCCTCCAAGGGCGGTGCGCCCCGGGCTCCTGGCTGGTACCACAACCTGAAGGCCAATCCCGACGTCGAGATCAACGTCGGCCCAAGACGTCTCGCTGTCACCGCACGACCGGTGCTGTCCGGCGATCCCGACTACCCGCGGCTATGGCAGATCGTCAACAAGAACAATCAAAATCGCTACAACGAATACCAGAAGAAGACGTCGCGACCCATCCCCGTCGTCGTCCTGGCGCCGAAAGGCTAG
- a CDS encoding LysR family transcriptional regulator yields MEQNLPFDLDALLVFGKVVDCRSISKAATALGMPKSTVSRKLTKLESDLGIKLLRKNTHQLTVTDIGEQIYDHALNILTEANGVRALVEGSRQEPQGELRVAIPVSLGIDYASRVGATFLRRYPNSRLDIRLVDNMVDPVKDGYDVVFGPGPLQDSTLIARKVFDLNLFLCASTTFVGQLPDPITEPAQLNTLPFIDFGFCGPQKLAVTKPNKRYELSPRVRARANNFQVCKEYILQDLGIGAMPTQIICAEELREGTIVPILPEWTVEPLAVHMIYPFELSFSTLISAFYDTACEIIVENIARAET; encoded by the coding sequence ATGGAACAGAATCTGCCCTTCGACCTCGATGCCCTGCTGGTGTTCGGCAAGGTGGTGGACTGCCGCAGCATCTCGAAGGCGGCGACGGCGCTGGGCATGCCCAAGTCGACGGTGAGCCGGAAGCTGACCAAGCTGGAATCCGACCTGGGCATCAAGCTGCTGCGGAAGAACACCCACCAGCTGACGGTCACCGATATCGGCGAGCAGATCTACGACCACGCGCTCAATATCTTGACCGAGGCCAACGGCGTCCGGGCGCTGGTGGAGGGCAGCAGGCAGGAGCCACAGGGTGAGCTGCGGGTCGCGATACCGGTAAGCCTGGGCATCGACTATGCATCCAGGGTCGGGGCCACCTTCCTTCGGCGTTACCCGAACTCGCGCTTGGACATTCGGTTGGTCGACAACATGGTCGACCCGGTCAAAGACGGTTACGACGTCGTGTTCGGTCCCGGGCCGCTGCAGGATTCGACACTGATCGCGCGCAAGGTCTTCGACCTGAACCTGTTCCTCTGCGCCTCAACCACTTTCGTGGGTCAACTGCCGGACCCGATCACCGAACCCGCGCAGTTGAACACCCTGCCGTTCATCGACTTCGGGTTCTGCGGACCGCAAAAGCTGGCGGTGACCAAACCTAACAAGCGATACGAGCTGTCGCCACGAGTGCGCGCACGGGCCAACAACTTTCAAGTGTGCAAGGAGTACATTCTGCAGGACCTCGGCATCGGCGCCATGCCCACGCAGATCATCTGCGCCGAGGAACTGCGCGAGGGCACCATCGTGCCGATCCTTCCCGAATGGACGGTGGAACCGCTGGCGGTGCACATGATCTATCCCTTCGAGCTCTCCTTCTCCACTCTGATCAGCGCCTTCTATGACACCGCCTGTGAGATCATCGTCGAGAACATCGCCCGAGCAGAGACTTAG
- a CDS encoding aromatic ring-hydroxylating oxygenase subunit alpha, with translation MNQPIAVAKPPSGHWTDAYPELGRGPVSLDDCVSEEFYEKEREHVFKKTWLYVGRVERVPRTGSYFTRELKFLNTSIIIVRGKDQVIRAFHNICPHRGNKMLWEDDPFQEVSGRAPLLYCRFHGWRYKLDGSLHSATRKDLLLDFDADSCRVPAVQCEVWEGFIFINLNPNNTEPLRSFLGELAHGIEGYPFDGPHRVYKFSAELQCNWKIFVDSFAESYHGPYLHASSFGALTAEARDAFDQPNPFTDALAYQLSGPHRMFSFSGEPSQKTPYSKPIECVMEASAAGPWTKRTDRGPMPPGLNPTRSEKYGFDSFQFFPNFVVIFGSSGFSTHTHWPTGPHSHLFEVEMFYPPPKTHKERLGQELTVTFLNDIILEDASPSEGLQAMLNSGVLTHFTMNDEEVLLRHLHKVVGDYVAAGEAAAQQ, from the coding sequence ATGAATCAGCCCATCGCCGTCGCCAAGCCCCCGAGCGGGCACTGGACCGACGCATACCCCGAGCTCGGCCGCGGCCCGGTGTCGCTTGACGATTGTGTGTCCGAGGAGTTCTACGAGAAAGAACGCGAGCACGTCTTCAAGAAGACCTGGCTGTACGTCGGGCGGGTCGAACGCGTTCCGCGCACCGGCAGCTACTTCACCCGCGAGCTCAAGTTCCTGAACACCTCGATCATCATCGTGCGCGGCAAGGACCAGGTGATCCGCGCCTTCCACAACATCTGCCCACACCGTGGCAACAAGATGTTGTGGGAAGACGACCCGTTCCAGGAGGTGTCGGGTCGCGCCCCGTTGCTGTACTGCCGCTTCCACGGCTGGCGCTACAAGCTGGACGGATCGCTGCACTCGGCCACCCGCAAGGACCTGCTGCTGGACTTCGATGCCGACAGCTGCCGGGTGCCGGCGGTGCAGTGCGAGGTCTGGGAAGGCTTCATCTTCATCAACCTCAATCCGAACAACACCGAGCCCCTGCGTTCCTTTCTCGGCGAATTGGCCCATGGCATCGAGGGTTATCCGTTCGACGGCCCGCATCGGGTCTACAAATTCTCGGCCGAGTTGCAGTGCAACTGGAAGATCTTCGTCGACAGCTTCGCCGAGAGTTACCACGGGCCCTACTTGCATGCGTCGTCGTTCGGCGCTCTCACCGCAGAGGCCAGAGATGCGTTCGACCAGCCGAACCCATTCACCGACGCGCTGGCCTACCAACTCAGCGGCCCGCACCGGATGTTCTCGTTCTCCGGTGAGCCATCGCAAAAGACGCCGTACTCCAAGCCCATTGAGTGCGTGATGGAAGCCAGCGCTGCGGGGCCCTGGACCAAGCGCACCGATCGCGGTCCGATGCCGCCGGGGCTCAATCCCACCCGATCGGAGAAATACGGCTTCGACTCCTTCCAGTTCTTCCCCAACTTCGTGGTGATTTTCGGATCGTCCGGTTTCAGCACGCACACGCATTGGCCGACCGGCCCGCACTCGCACCTGTTCGAGGTCGAGATGTTTTATCCCCCGCCCAAGACGCACAAGGAGCGCCTCGGCCAGGAGCTCACCGTGACCTTCCTCAACGACATCATCCTCGAAGACGCGAGCCCGTCGGAGGGTCTGCAGGCGATGCTCAACAGCGGTGTCCTGACGCATTTCACGATGAACGACGAGGAAGTCCTGCTGCGCCACCTGCACAAAGTGGTCGGTGACTACGTCGCGGCCGGCGAAGCGGCGGCCCAGCAATGA